From Erigeron canadensis isolate Cc75 chromosome 8, C_canadensis_v1, whole genome shotgun sequence, one genomic window encodes:
- the LOC122578249 gene encoding GTP-binding protein At3g49725, chloroplastic, whose product MFRAISHKSRPSLTSIFPSNSITPTSSSSCFSPYLLYQTRYKNELQNTDDFIKDSDSPPRLLVVQPRFRPDSLLKTKLDEALNLANSLQQQRDDGHYFKSTNRELPPHIVVQNPAYRITRADTFFGPGTVDTIKCHLNAEDSNGGVDAVFVNGALTGIQQRNLEREWGKAVLDRVGLIIEIFHAHAHTKEGKLQAELAALMYKRTRLVRVRGSGGRLTFGGEAEVVSAKGRGSGGQGFISGAGETELQLQRRRIIERKVQLLSEIKEVRRTRALQRASRKRRGGSHGQDMPTVAIVGYTNVGKSTLVGALSDTYLFSDNRMFATVDPKVRSVILPSGKKVLLSDTVGFISDLPVQLVQAFHATLEEVVEADLLVHVLDSSAPNLDEQRESVLQVLKQINVPEEKLQNMIEVWNKIDLSERQMAENQECEENMDNDLDGWLSSKDEVKWDDDTVSFVGWKTLEDQPIDVSTFSCAIKSPSKPHHEFTADVKTSAVTRVGLQELLDLIDDKLKTEKLVERSVFDRKWRPPREQATGVVVG is encoded by the exons ATGTTTAGAGCCATTTCCCACAAATCCCGACCTTCATTAACTTCCATATTTCCATCCAATTCAATCACcccaacatcttcttcttcttgtttttcCCCCTATTTATTATATCAAACACGATACAAAAACGAGTTACAAAATACAGATGATTTCATTAAAGATTCAGATAGCCCACCAAGATTATTGGTTGTTCAACCTCGATTCAGACCTGATTCTTTATTAAAAACCAAACTTGATGAAGCTCTTAATCTTGCTAATTCACTTCAACAACAAAGAGATGATGGTCACTATTTTAAATCCACCAATAGAGAATTGCCACCGCATATTGTTGTTCAAAACCCGGCTTACAGAATCACTCGAGCAG ATACTTTCTTTGGACCTGGAACTGTGGACACTATAAAATGCCATTTAAACGCTGAAGATTCAAAT GGTGGAGTTGATGCTGTGTTTGTGAATGGGGCTCTAACTGGAATACAACAGAGAAACCTAGAG CGGGAATGGGGCAAAGCTGTTTTAGACCGTGTAGGTCTCATCATTGAGATATTTCATGCTCATGCTCATACAAAGGAAGGAAAACTGCAG GCTGAGTTAGCTGCTCTCATGTACAAAAGAACCAGGCTTGTTCGTGTACGTGGGAGTGGTGGACGCTTAACATTTGGCGGTGAAGCTGAAGTGGTTAGTGCCAAAGG GAGAGGAAGTGGTGGACAAGGGTTTATTAGTGGTGCTGGAGAAACGGAATTGCAGCTTCAACGAAGAAG AATCATAGAACGGAAAGTTCAATTATTGTCTGAAATTAAAGAGGTACGTCGTACCCGAGCTCTGCAACGTGCTTCTCGCAAAAGGCGTGGAGGGTCACACGGTCAAGACATGCCAACTGTTGCCATTGTTGGGTACACAAATGTT GGGAAATCTACGTTAGTTGGCGCACTTTCAGACACCTATCTCTTTTCCGACAATCG GATGTTTGCGACAGTTGATCCCAAAGTACGGAGTGTGATTCTCCCATCAGG GAAGAAGGTGCTCCTTAGTGACACTGTGGGATTTATATCCGATTTGCCTGTGCAG TTAGTTCAAGCGTTTCATGCTACATTGGAGGAAGTTGTTGAGGCTGATCTTCTTGTG CATGTATTGGACTCGAGTGCACCGAACCTTGATGAGCAACGAGAGTCTGTGCTGCAAGTTCTTAAACAGATAAATGTCCctgaagaaaagcttcaaaatatGATTGAAGTTTGGAACAAg ATTGATCTTTCAGAGCGACAAATGGCTGAAAATCAGGAATGTGAAGAGAACATGGATAATGACTTGGATGGTTGGCTTTCTAGCAAAGATGAAGTGAAATGGGATGATGATACTGTTTCATTTGTGGGATGGAAAACCTTGGAGGATCAACCAATAGATGTTTCTACCTTTTCGTGTGCTATCAAAAGTCCTTCAAAACCGCATCATGAATTCACCGCAGATGTCAAAACCTCGGCGGTAACTAGAGTGGGGTTACAAGAATTGCTAGACCTCATTGATGATAAGTTGAAAACCGAGAAGTTGGTGGAGAGGAGTGTATTTGATCGCAAATGGCGACCACCACGAGAGCAGGCTACAGGCGTTGTAGTCGGATAG
- the LOC122610136 gene encoding probable pectin methylesterase CGR2 yields MSRKPGNSTRRFPRGGSATLGGTFHTKSRTSTLFPFTISLLGAFLFVVYFYRTSWNMSKSIGIKDVSKIEGDFGCTVDVQRAIPVLKKTYGDSMQKVLHVGPDTCSVVSRLLKQPETEAWGVEPYDIEEADMGCRSLVHKGYVRVADIKFPLPYRAKSFSLVIVSDAVDYLSTKYLNKTIPDLARISAQNLVIFTGYPVHKKAKVQQPSKFGRPGKTRSKTWWARFFVQTSLEKNETALKKFEQAAYEVSYKPRCQVFHLKSNH; encoded by the exons ATGTCAAGGAAACCAGGAAATAGTACAAGACGATTTCCACGTGGTGGTAGTGCAACATTGGGAGGAACATTTCATACGAAATCACGCACATCTACTCTATTTCCCTTTACCATTTCATTGCTA GGGGCTTTTCTTTTCGTTGTCTATTTTTATAGGACCTCTTGGAATATGAGTAAATCTATAGGCATAAAAGATGTTAGCAAGATTGAGG GTGATTTTGGGTGCACAGTTGATGTTCAAAGAGCAATACCTGTTCTAAAGAAAACCTACGGTGACAGCATGCAGAAAGTATTGCATGTGGGACCTGATACTTGCTCGGTGGTATCACGATTGTTGAAACAACCTGAAACTGAAGCATGGGGAGTGGAACCGTATGACATAGAGGAAGCAGACATGGGTTGCAGAAGTCTTGTACACAAGGGTTATGTACGTGTAGCCGACATCAAGTTCCCATTGCCGTATAGAGCCAAGTCATTTTCTCTTGTAATAGTTTCGGATGCAGTTGATTACCTATCTACCAAATATCTCAACAAGACCATTCCGGATTTAGCAAGAATATCAGCTCAAAATCTTGTTATATTCACTG GGTATCCAGTTCACAAAAAGGCTAAAGTTCAACAACCATCAAAATTTGGACGACCG GGTAAGACGCGGAGCAAGACTTGGTGGGCCCGGTTTTTTGTCCAAACAAGTCTTGAGAAAAATGAAACAGCCTTAAAGAAATTCGAGCAGGCTGCTTATGAGGTTTCATACAAACCAAGATGCCAAGTTTTCCACTTGAAGTCGAATCATTGA
- the LOC122579344 gene encoding pentatricopeptide repeat-containing protein At3g49710, with the protein MNQISTQSMQHFTQLLKTCISNKDLLTGKTLHTLYIKTLIPHSAYLSNHFILLYSKCRHLASARKVFDLIPHPNVFTFNTIVSAYAKESQPHIAHQLFDEIPQPDVVSYNTLIAAYADRGETRVAIGLFKEMRELGFEMDGFTFSAAVTAACKDIGLVRQLHKLAIAGGFIGYISVNNSLVTYYSKNGYLDYAKWIFDDLGCEKDEVTWNSMIVAFSQHREGLKSLALYMEMVSLGFRIDIYTLASVLTAFTCLVDLRGGIQFHCQLIKKGFHQNTHVGSGLIDMYSKCNAGMSDCKKVFEEIVEPDLVLWNTMVSGYSQNDDLSEDALHCLKQMQREGYRPDDCTFVCAISASSNLSSPTQGKQIHCLALKSDIPTNRISVNNALITMYSKCGNLQDARRVFDNMEEHNTVTLNSLITGYAQHGYQIEALSLFEHMLKTNISPTSITFISILSVCAHTGKVEEGRKYFKLMTENFGIEPEEEHYACMIDLFGRAGKLNEAERLIESMPFNPGIVGWGSLLGACRTHNNLELAIKAAKQCILLEPSNAAPYVILGHMYGKADKWDEVAMIRKLMKNSEVKKIPGCSWIEINKKVHVFVAEDSSHPMLKEIAKFWEVLLEKMKEAGYEPDVKWAMVRDYGIREDEKETSLGRHSEKLAVVFGLLSTKDGEPLYVAKNLRICGDCHNAIKIISGLTGREITVRDARRFHCFKDGRCSCGDYW; encoded by the coding sequence atgAACCAAATATCAACACAATCCATGCAACACTTTACACAATTACTAAAAACATGCATTTCAAACAAAGATTTACTAACAGGAAAAACCCTGCACACTCTTTACATTAAAACCCTAATCCCACATTCTGCATACCTTTCAAATCACTTCATTCTTTTATACTCAAAATGCCGCCATCTGGCGAGTGCCCGAAAAGTCTTTGATCTTATCCCACACCCAAATGTGTTTACTTTCAATACCATTGTCTCAGCCTATGCTAAAGAATCCCAACCCCACATTGCCCACCAACTGTTCGACGAAATTCCTCAACCAGATGTTGTGTCGTATAACACGCTTATTGCAGCTTATGCTGATCGCGGTGAAACCCGGGTTGCAATTGGGTTGTTTAAGGAAATGCGTGAGTTGGGTTTTGAAATGGATGGGTTTACATTCTCTGCTGCTGTTACTGCTGCTTGTAAAGATATCGGTTTGGTTAGACAGCTTCATAAGTTGGCGATCGCGGGTGGTTTTATTGGTTATATATCGGTGAATAATAGTCTTGTTACGTATTATAGTAAAAACGGGTATTTGGATTATGCAAAatggatttttgatgatttgggtTGTGAGAAAGATGAGGTGACTTGGAATTCGATGATTGTGGCGTTTAGTCAGCATCGAGAAGGACTAAAGTCACTTGCTTTGTATATGGAAATGGTTAGTTTGGGGTTTAGgattgatatatatactttagcTAGCGTTTTAACTGCGTTTACTTGTTTAGTAGATTTACGTGGTGGAATTCAGTTTCATTGTCAGTTAATCAAGAAAGGTTTTCATCAGAATACACATGTGGGAAGTGGCTTGATTGATATGTATTCAAAGTGTAATGCAGGGATGTCGGATTGTAAGAAAGTATTTGAAGAAATAGTTGAACCGGATTTGGTTCTGTGGAACACCATGGTTTCTGGGTATTCACAAAATGATGATCTTTCAGAAGACGCACTACATTGTTTAAAACAAATGCAACGAGAAGGTTATCGCCCGGATGATTGCACATTTGTTTGTGCCATTAGTGCAAGTTCAAATCTTTCGTCACCGACTCAAGGGAAACAGATACATTGTCTGGCACTTAAATCCGATATTCCAACAAATAGGATATCTGTAAACAATGCGCTAATTACCATGTACTCAAAATGTGGAAACTTGCAAGATGCAAGGCGGGTTTTTGATAATATGGAAGAGCACAATACCGTCACGTTAAATTCATTGATCACAGGTTATGCCCAACATGGATACCAAATAGAGGCATTAAGTCTTTTCGAACATATGCTTAAAACGAATATATCCCCTACAAGTATTACGTTTATATCAATCCTGTCCGTGTGTGCACATACAGGAAAGGTTGAGGAGGGAAGAAAGTATTTTAAGTTGATGACTGAAAATTTTGGTATAGAACCAGAGGAAGAACATTATGCATGTATGATAGACCTTTTTGGGCGAGCGGGTAAACTCAATGAAGCTGAAAGACTTATTGAGAGCATGCCTTTTAACCCTGGTATTGTAGGATGGGGGTCTCTGCTTGGAGCCTGTAGAACCCATAACAATCTTGAGTTAGCCATTAAAGCAGCCAAACAGTGTATACTACTTGAACCTTCTAATGCAGCCCCGTATGTGATTCTTGGACACATGTATGGCAAAGCCGATAAATGGGATGAAGTGGCAATGATCAGAAAGTTAATGAAAAATAGTGAAGTGAAAAAGATTCCCGGTTGTAGTTGGATTGAGATAAACAAGAAGGTTCATGTGTTTGTTGCAGAAGATAGCTCCCACCCGATGTTGAAGGAGATTGCAAAGTTTTGGGAAGTATTGTTAGAAAAGATGAAGGAAGCAGGGTATGAACCAGATGTTAAATGGGCAATGGTTAGAGATTATGGAATAAGGGAAGATGAAAAAGAGACGAGTTTAGGGCGTCACAGTGAGAAACTAGCTGTCGTATTTGGGTTGTTATCAACTAAAGATGGGGAGCCTCTTTATGTGGCAAAGAATTTACGAATATGTGGGGATTGTCATAACGCAATCAAGATTATATCAGGTCTGACTGGTAGGGAGATTACAGTTAGAGATGCTCGCAGATTTCATTGTTTTAAGGATGGACGATGTTCGTGTGGAGATTATTGGTAA
- the LOC122578887 gene encoding 1-aminocyclopropane-1-carboxylate synthase 3-like has protein sequence MLSTKVTCNSHGQDSSYFLGWEEYEKNPYDEIKNPNGIIQMGLAENQLSFDLLESWLENNPQPAAFKNDNNQSIFRELALFQDYHGLPAFKNALVSFMSEIRGNTVTFNPNNLVLTAGATSANETLMFCLANPGDAFLIPTPYYPGFDRDLKWRTGAEIVPIHCSSLNGFRITKSALEEAYKQAEKQNLKVKGVLVTNPSNPLGTSLSLHELDLLVNFISSKNIHLISDEIYSGTVFNSPSFTSIMEVLKNRNLMNTEISKRVHIVYSLSKDLGLPGFRIGAIYSNDELVVSAATKMSSFGLISSQTQHLLSEILSDKKFTKTYLSENRRRLKERHEMLVKGLQKAGIRCLQSNAGLFCWVDMRHVLSSQTFEAEMELWKKIVYEVGLNISPGSSCHCSEPGWFRVCFANMSEKTLVHAMQRVTSFLESMVKPNREISRHQQLLNNRHSRRTKSLPKWVFELSFNQSEIVANER, from the exons ATGTTGTCAACAAAGGTAACATGCAACTCTCATGGACAGGATTCCTCGTATTTCCTTGGATGGGAAGAGTACGAGAAGAATCCCTACGACGAGATTAAGAATCCAAATGGTATCATCCAAATGGGACTAGCCGAGAATCAACTTTCTTTCGATCTTCTTGAATCATGGCTAGAAAACAATCCACAACCCGCCGCTTTCAAAAACGACAATAATCAATCCATCTTTAGAGAACTTGCTCTCTTTCAAGATTACCATGGTCTTCCTGCCTTCAAGAAT GCTCTAGTTAGTTTCATGTCGGAAATACGCGGAAACACGGTCACTTTCAACCCGAACAACCTTGTACTAACCGCAGGAGCAACCTCTGCCAATGAAACACTAATGTTCTGTCTTGCTAATCCTGGCGATGCGTTTCTCATACCAACGCCATATTATCCAGG GTTCGACAGAGATCTCAAATGGAGAACTGGAGCCGAAATAGTACCAATTCATTGCTCAAGCTTGAATGGTTTCAGAATTACCAAATCCGCCCTTGAAGAAGCTTACAAACAAGCAGAAAAACAAAACCTTAAAGTCAAGGGTGTTTTGGTCACAAACCCTTCTAACCCATTAGGAACTTCATTAAGCTTGCATGAGCTTGACCTTCTTGTCAACTTTATTTCTTCAAAAAACATCCACCTAATTAGCGACGAAATTTATTCCGGTACTGTCTTTAACTCTCCAAGCTTTACTAGCATCATGGAAGTCCTAAAAAACCGAAACCTTATGAACACCGAAATTTCCAAAAGAGTCCACATTGTGTATAGTCTCTCCAAAGATCTCGGACTCCCTGGTTTCAGAATTGGAGCAATTTACTCCAACGATGAGCTAGTTGTTTCCGCCGCAACAAAAATGTCAAGTTTTGGTTTAATCTCGTCACAAACACAACACTTGTTGTCGGAAATCCTTTCCGACAAAAAGTTTACCAAAACATATCTTTCTGAAAACCGAAGACGGTTGAAAGAAAGACATGAAATGCTAGTAAAGGGGCTACAAAAAGCCGGAATTAGATGTCTTCAAAGTAATGCCGGTTTATTTTGTTGGGTAGATATGAGACATGTTTTGAGTTCACAAACTTTCGAAGCCGAAATGGAGCTTTGGAAAAAGATCGTTTATGAAGTCGGGTTGAATATCTCACCCGGTTCATCATGCCATTGTAGTGAACCGGGTTGGTTTCGGGTTTGCTTTGCAAATATGTCCGAAAAAACCTTAGTTCATGCCATGCAACGTGTGACGTCATTTTTAGAGTCCATGGTTAAGCCAAATAGAGAAATTAGTCGTCATCAGCAGTTATTGAACAACAGACATTCAAGAAGAACCAAGTCACTACCCAAATGGGTTTTTGAACTATCGTTTAATCAAAGCGAAATCGTCGCAAATGAACGTTAG